The following are from one region of the Corylus avellana chromosome ca1, CavTom2PMs-1.0 genome:
- the LOC132187604 gene encoding pentatricopeptide repeat-containing protein At5g19020, mitochondrial encodes MIISLRPKSLSVRFPTPNLKWVSTITSKRAQLPQDHPEGHAGLFFDAKTNHNNSDYELSLVSALKSCSSLLAISQGQQIHCLVLKSGLGSNNFIRNSLINMYAKCGFVYDARSLFDSLSKLDPVSCNIMIAGYVKIGQLDNARRLFEIMPRKGCISYTTMIMGLAQNGCWREAVEVFKDMRVAGVVPTDVTMASVISACAHLGGIWNCRMLHVLVIKLQLAGLVLISTNLLHMYCLCLSVAEAINLFEEMPERNTVSWNVMLNGYAKAGLVDRARELFERIPAKDVVSWGTMIDGYVQVELLGEALMIYRAMLRTGVRPNDVMIVDLISACGRLMALGEGQQFHGITVKTSFDSHDFMQATIIHFYAACGRMTLARLQFEVGIKDHLASWNALIAGFIRNEMIDEARQIFNEMPERDVYSCSAMISGYAQSEQPTMALELFHRMVACGIQPNEITMVSVFSAIATLGSLKEGRWAHEYIYNNSIPLNDNLSAAVIDMYAKCGSIDSAFRVFYQIQEKTSNVSPWNAIICGLAMHGHANLSLEVFSDLQIRRIKLNSITFIGVLTACCHAGLVELGKRYFKIMKNVYNLEPNIKHYGCMVDLLGRAGRLEEAEELVRGMPMKADIVIWGTLLAACRTHGNVEIGERAAKSLAMLEPSHGAGRVLLSNIYADAGRWEDAFSIRRAMQIQRMKKSPGCSGVV; translated from the coding sequence ATGATCATTTCTCTCCGACCCAAATCACTCTCTGTTCGATTTCCAACCCCAAATCTCAAATGGGTCTCCACCATAACCTCCAAAAGGGCTCAGCTTCCCCAAGACCATCCAGAAGGTCATGCTGGTCTCTTCTTCGATGCCAAAACCAATCACAACAACTCGGACTACGAGCTCTCGTTGGTCTCGGCGTTAAAGTCTTGTTCGTCCCTTTTGGCCATCTCTCAAGGCCAACAAATCCATTGTTTGGTCTTGAAATCGGGGCTCGGTTCCAACAATTTTATCCGGAATAGTTTGATCAACATGTATGCGAAATGTGGGTTTGTCTATGATGCACGATCTTTGTTTGATTCTTTGTCTAAGCTGGATCCCGTGTCTTGTAATATTATGATTGCTGGGTATGTGAAAATCGGGCAGTTGGATAATGCTCGCCGGCTGTTTGAGATAATGCCCCGTAAAGGTTGTATCTCGTACACGACTATGATAATGGGTCTGGCCCAAAATGGTTGTTGGCGTGAGGCTGTTGAGGTTTTTAAGGATATGAGGGTTGCAGGCGTGGTCCCGACTGATGTTACAATGGCAAGTGTCATATCGGCTTGTGCGCATTTAGGTGGGATTTGGAATTGCCGGATGCTTCATGTCTTGGTAATTAAGCTGCAGCTTGCGGGTTTGGTTCTTATTTCAACAAATTTGTTGCACATGTATTGCCTTTGTTTGAGTGTAGCAGAGGCTATAAATTTGTTTGAGGAGATGCCTGAGCGGAATACAGTGTCGTGGAATGTAATGTTAAATGGGTATGCAAAAGCAGGACTTGTTGACCGGGCCAGGGAATTGTTCGAGAGGATTCCTGCAAAAGATGTGGTTTCGTGGGGTACGATGATTGATGGCTATGTGCAAGTAGAATTGTTAGGTGAAGCTTTGATGATTTATCGCGCAATGTTACGTACTGGAGTAAGACCCAATGATGTTATGATTGTGGATTTGATTTCAGCATGTGGGCGATTAATGGCATTAGGGGAAGGTCAGCAGTTTCATGGTATAACTGTAAAGACAAGTTTCGACTCTCATGATTTTATGCAGGCAacaattattcatttttatgcAGCTTGCGGCAGGATGACTCTTGCTCGTTTGCAGTTTGAAGTGGGCATCAAAGATCATCTTGCATCTTGGAATGCCCTCATTGCAGGATTTATAAGAAATGAGATGATTGATGAGGCGAGGCAGATATTCAATGAGATGCCGGAAAGGGATGTTTATTCATGTAGCGCCATGATTTCTGGTTATGCACAGAGCGAGCAACCTACTATGGCTTTAGAGCTCTTCCATCGAATGGTAGCTTGTGGGATCCAACCGAATGAAATTACTATGGTGAGCGTTTTCTCTGCAATTGCCACTTTAGGCTCATTGAAGGAAGGAAGATGGGCCcatgaatatatatacaataactCCATCCCTCTCAATGACAATTTAAGTGCAGCTGTCATTGACATGTATGCCAAATGTGGGAGCATCGATAGTGCCTTTAGAGTGTTCTatcaaattcaagaaaaaaccTCTAATGTCTCCCCATGGAACGCAATCATATGCGGGTTGGCAATGCATGGACATGCCAATTTGTCTCTTGAAGTATTTTCTGACCTTCAAATCCGTCGAATTAAGCTTAATTCAATTACATTCATTGGAGTCCTAACTGCGTGTTGCCATGCTGGATTGGTGGAGCTAGGGAAGAGATATTTCAAGATAATGAAGAATGTGTATAATCTAGAACCAAATATCAAGCATTATGGTTGTATGGTTGATCTCCTCGGCAGAGCTGGGCGATTAGAAGAGGCTGAGGAATTAGTAAGAGGCATGCCCATGAAGGCAGATATTGTGATATGGGGCACATTATTGGCAGCATGTAGGACTCACGGGAACGTGGAAATAGGAGAGAGGGCTGCAAAGAGTTTGGCAATGTTGGAACCATCTCACGGGGCTGGTAGGGTTCTTCTGTCCAACATATATGCAGATGCAGGAAGGTGGGAGGATGCATTTTCGATAAGGAGAGCAATGCAAATCCAGAGAATGAAGAAATCGCCAGGGTGCAGTGGTGTTGTATGA
- the LOC132164344 gene encoding uncharacterized protein At5g19025-like produces the protein MRHLLFSSTTTAMPSLPKPPKSSSNPNPNPTLCKHSPSATLDLLILILVLFAGSFLVSSYLSYLSLLLSHSSPLLLRHLSLPYLLSFILFFAASAAFADLCCGARSRRCRNPGCKGLKKAMEFDLQVQTEECVKSASKSKEIDGLPWKGGSEANPDYECLRSELRKMAPPNGRAVLLFRARCGCPVAKLEGWGPKRGKRHKKALTSLAVNGGRGDHR, from the exons ATGCGCCACCTCCTCttctcctccaccaccaccgccaTGCCCTCATTGCCCAAACCCCCCAAATCCTCctcaaaccctaaccctaaccccaCCCTCTGCAAGCACAGCCCCTCCGCCACTCTCGACCTCCTTATCCTAATCCTCGTCCTCTTCGCCGGCTCCTTCCTCGTCTCTTCCTACCTCTCAtacctctctctcctcctctcccATTCCTCTCCTCTCCTCCTCCGCCACCTCTCCCTCCCCTACCTTCTGTCCTTCATTCTCTTCTTCGCCGCCTCTGCCGCTTTCGCAGACCTATGTTGCGGCGCGCGCTCGCGCCGCTGCAGGAATCCGGGCTGCAAGGGCTTGAAGAAGGCCATGGAGTTTGATCTGCAGGTGCAGACCGAGGAATGCGTCAAGTCCGCTTCGAAGTCCAAGGAGATCGACGGCTTGCCGTGGAAGGGAGGGAGCGAGGCCAACCCTGACTACGAGTGCCTCCGATCGGAACTCAGAAAGATGGCGCCGCCGAACGGCCGCGCCGTGCTGCTCTTCCGCGCGCGGTGCGGGTGCCCCGTCGCGAAGCTCGAGGGCTGGGGGCCCAAGCGTGGGAAGCGCCATAAGAA GGCTTTGACCAGTCTGGCAGTTAATGGGGGACGAGGTGATCATCGCTGA
- the LOC132187612 gene encoding mediator of RNA polymerase II transcription subunit 33A-like — protein sequence MAEAAQRSIWGSVIELTKEAQEKGSDPLLWAMQLSSYLNSEEVCVSLPSIELADVLVSYICWDNNVPIMWKFLDRALVLNIVPPMLVLALLSTRVIPSRLVQPAAYRLFMELLKRHVFSLKSQLNGMNSQRVMQSIDTVLQLSQIFGMQTSEAGAIVVEFIFATVWQLLDASLDDEGLLANTSEKKPRWVTNPHDMEIHNYGEKQTEHHERMQKFNTVMAIELIGQFLQNKVTSGILDLARQNMSKHWEGFTKCLQMLAANSSALRDTKVITPEALLQFASCTHMVSRKCKLKSMQKFHDTVAIGPLASSDVLCNEASHSSLWLPLDVVLEDAVDSTEINAKSAIETITGFIKVLRAINCTTWHNTFLHLWIAALRLVQRERDPIEAPMPRLDSRLCLLLSIATLVVADLIEEEESATFDETEYGSSNPWEEKRVPGKCRIDLVFSLQMLADYKGLLIPPESIVSAANQAAAKAMFFISGIDDGNAYLECISVKDTPTNCSGNMHHLIVEACIARNLLDTSAYFWPGYVNGNIIQIPHSVPTEVPGWSSLMQGASLTPVMINALVSRPASSLAELKKIFEIAINGSNDEKISVAMILCGASLIWGWNLQEHTADFIIRLLSPPAPAEYSGSESHLIAYAPLLNELVLGIASSDNLLIFSLHGLIPQLACSLMSICEVFGSCMPNVLWTIATEERISAHNVFSNAFTVLLRLWRFNHPPLERRVGDAVESRPTPEYLLLFRNSHLESPRNVHQGQNKRRLSAIASSSTLHPIFVDSFPKLRVWYQRHLACIASPLSRLEETPVHQTVDELLKIMFSNICKGSQSVHSVTSGSSGFSGTKNKDALLTPKLPAWDILEAVPFVVDAVLTACDNGKLSPRELATGLKNLSDILPASFASVISYFSAEVTRGIWKPVSMNGTDWPSPNANLSKVEEQMKKIIAATGVDIPSIASGGSSTATLPLPLAAFVSLTLTYKASECFLRLATPALEYLAAGCLWPCMPIVASLWTQKAKRWSDYFVFSASRTVFLQNHNALFKLLQSCFTATLGLNATPISSNGGVGVLFGHGLRSPGAPGILFLHVYRYFKGAIFMTENIMSLLMDSVREIASRGLPNERLEKLKTTKNTVRSGEVSLAVALPQVNLVASLGASLVWLCGGLGLVRSLFEELLPSLFISHSSKLEGRSEGKVEMLQGYALAYFALQCGAFVWGVDSSSMASSCHRKILSGHMEFIAGALDGKISLCCDSATWRAYVSQFLSLMIDCAPTWMREADVDVLKRLSRGLGRWNKGELALALLSIRGFGTMGAVAELIIENEL from the exons ATGGCCGAGGCCGCACAAAGAAGTATATGGGGGAGCGTGATAGAGCTGACCAAAGAGGCCCAAGAAAAGGGTAGCGACCCTCTTCTCTGGGCAATGCAGTTGTCCTCGTACTTGAACTCGGAGGAAGTGTGTGTAAGTCTTCCCTCTATAGAGCTGGCGGATGTGTTGGTTTCCTATATTTGCTGGGACAACAACGTTCCCATCATGTGGAAGTTCCTAGACAGGGCCTTGGTGCTCAACATTGTGCCGCCTATGCTTGTTCTTGCTTTGCTTTCTACAAG GGTTATTCCAAGTCGACTTGTCCAGCCAGCAGCGTATAGGCTTTTCATGGAGCTCCTCAAGAGACATGTTTTTTCTCTTAAATCCCAATTAAATGGGATGAATTCTCAAAG GGTTATGCAATCAATAGATACTGTTCTTCAGCTTTCCCAGATATTTGGTATGCAAACAAGTGAAGCTGGGGCTATTGTGGTTGAGTTCATTTTTGCAACTGTGTGGCAGTTGCTTGATGCATCATTAGATGATGAAGGGTTGCTGGCAAATACCTCTGAGAAGAAGCCTAGATGGGTAACTAATCCTCATGATATGGAAATACATAACTATGGCGAGAAGCAGACCGAACATCATGAGAGGATGCAGAAATTTAACACTGTGATGGCTATTGAGCTAATTGGGCAATTTCTGCAAAATAAAGTAACTTCTGGGATTCTTGACTTGGCGCGCCAAAACAT GTCCAAGCATTGGGAAGGTTTTACAAAGTGCTTACAGATGCTTGCAGCAAACTCATCAGCATTGAGAGATACAAAAGTTATAACTCCAGAGGCACTTCTGCAGTTTGCTTCTTGTACTCACATGGTCTCTCgaaaatgcaaattaaagtCAATGCAAAAGTTCCATGACACTGTAGCTATTGGACCTTTAGCTTCTTCTGATGTTCTGTGCAATGAGGCTAGTCATTCTTCTCTTTGGCTCCCTCTTGATGTGGTTTTAGAAGATGCTGTGGATTCAACAGAGATTAATGCCAAAAGTGCTATTGAAACTATCACCG GTTTCATTAAGGTCCTTCGAGCCATAAATTGCACCACCTGGCACAACACCTTTTTGCACCTGTGGATTGCAGCTCTTCGTCTTGTTCAAAGG GAAAGGGATCCCATTGAGGCCCCCATGCCTCGTCTTGATTCTCGCTTATGCTTGTTACTGTCTATCGCAACTCTAGTGGTTGCTGATCTtattgaggaagaagaaagtgCTACATTTGATGAAACAGAATATGGCTCCTCCAATCCCTGGGAAGAGAAAAGAGTTCCAGGAAAGTGTCGCATTGATTTGGTCTTCAGCTTACAGATGCTGGCCGATTACAAGGGCTTGCTGATTCCACCCGAATCCATTGTTTCTGCAGCAAACCAGGCTGCTGCAAAAGCGATGTTCTTTATTTCAGGCATCGATGATGGAAATGCATACTTAGAATGCATTAGTGTGAAAGATACGCCAACTAATTGTT CTGGAAACATGCACCATCTAATAGTTGAGGCTTGTATAGCTAGAAATCTACTGGACACATCAGCATATTTCTGGCCAGGTTATGTGAACGGAAACATCATTCAAATACCTCATAGTGTGCCTACTGAGGTGCCTGGTTGGTCATCATTGATGCAGGGAGCATCGCTTACGCCAGTAATGATAAATGCATTGGTTTCAAGGCCTGCTTCAAG CTTAGCAGAACTCAAGAAAATATTCGAGATTGCTATCAATGGATCAAATGATGAGAAGATATCAGTAGCGATGATTCTTTGTGGGGCCTCACTAATTTGGGGTTGGAATCTACAG GAGCACACTGCTGATTTTATTATTAGATTATTGTCTCCTCCAGCTCCTGCAGAGTACTCTGGTAGTGAAAGTCATTTGATAGCTTATGCTCCATTGCTGAATGAACTTGTTCTTGGAATAGCATCCTCGGATAATCTTCTGATTTTTTCACTACATGGCTTG ATTCCACAACTTGCATGTTCATTGATGTCAATCTGTGAGGTTTTTGGGTCATGTATGCCCAATGTGTTGTGGACTATTGCAACAGAGGAAAGAATCTCTGCTCACAATGTGTTTTCAAATGCATTTACTGTTCTTTTGAGGCTATGGAGGTTTAatcatcctcctcttgaaagGCGAGTAGGAGATGCAGTCGAATCCCGACCAACTCCGGAATACCTCCTACTATTCCGTAATTCCCACCTGGAATCTCCTAGAAATGTCCACCAGGGTCAAAATAAAAGGAGACTCTCAGCAATTGCAAGTTCATCTACTCTACACCCCATATTTGTTGATTCATTTCCAAAACTAAGAGTTTGGTATCAGCGGCATCTTGCATGCATAGCTTCACCCCTCTCCAGACTTGAAGAGACCCCTGTACATCAGACTGTTGATGAGCTtcttaaaattatgttttcaaatatttgcAAAGGAAGTCAGTCTGTGCACTCTGTTACTTCTGGAAGTAGTGGTTTCTCTGGAACTAAAAATAAAGATGCCTTACTGACACCCAAATTACCCGCATGGGATATACTTGAAGCTGTTCCTTTTGTAGTTGATGCTGTTTTAACAGCCTGTGATAATGGAAAACTTTCACCACGTGAACTAGCTACAG GGCTTAAAAATTTATCTGATATTCTTCCTGCGTCTTTTGCATCCGTTATAAGCTACTTCTCTGCTGAAGTAACCAGGGGTATTTGGAAACCAGTTTCTATGAATGGAACAGATTGGCCCAGCCCTAATGCAAATCTATCTAAGGTTGAAGAACAGATGAAGAAAATCATAGCTGCCACTGGTGTTGACATCCCAAGCATTGCTTCAG GTGGAAGCTCTACAGCTACACTTCCACTGCCCCTGGCTGCCTTTGTAAGCCTTACCTTAACCTATAAAGCCTCTGAGTGTTTTCTCCGTTTGGCTACCCCGGCCTTGGAATACCTTGCTGCAGGATGCTTATGGCCTTGCATGCCAATTGTGGCTTCCCTTTGGACCCAAAAGGCAAAACGTTGGAGTGACTACTTTGTATTCTCTGCATCTCGTACTGTCTTTCTCCAAAACCATAATGCTTTGtttaaacttctccaaagctgCTTTACTGCCACACTTGGCTTAAATGCCACCCCTATCTCAAGCAATGGTGGTGTTGGGGTCCTTTTTGGCCATGGACTTAGATCCCCTGGTGCCCCTGGAATTCTCTTTCTACACGTGTACCGGTACTTCAAAGGAGCTATCTTCATGACAGAAAATATTATGTCCCTCTTGATGGATTCTGTGAGAGAGATAGCAAGTAGAGGACTTCCTAATGAGAGATTGGAGAAGTTGAAGACAACCAAGAACACAGTGAGATCTGGAGAGGTTTCACTTGCTGTAGCATTGCCACAGGTGAATCTAGTGGCTTCCCTTGGGGCTTCTTTAGTATGGTTATGCGGAGGCTTAGGTTTGGTTCGGTCATTGTTCGAAGAACTTTTGCCTTCTTTGTTTATTTCTCACAGTTCAAAGTTGGAAGGAAGGTCAGAAGGGAAGGTTGAAATGCTACAGGGATATGCTCTCGCATACTTTGCCTTACAATGTGGAGCTTTTGTTTGGGGAGTTGACTCATCATCAATGGCATCAAGCTGTCATCGAAAAATCCTTTCGGGCCACATGGAATTCATAGCAGGAGCACTTGATGGGAAGATATCACTCTGTTGCGATTCGGCGACTTGGCGTGCCTATGTTTCACAGTTTCTGAGCTTGATGATAGATTGTGCACCAACTTGGATGCGGGAGGCAGATGTAGATGTCCTGAAGAGACTAAGCAGGGGTTTGGGGCGGTGGAACAAGGGAGAGCTTGCACTGGCTTTGCTTAGTATTCGTGGGTTTGGTACTATGGGTGCAGTTGCTGAGCTGATAATTGAAAACGAGTTGTAA